Proteins from one Desulfonema limicola genomic window:
- a CDS encoding OmpA family protein, giving the protein MKKYINAIILLFLLFFCAGTIPAYGLHSEDDIVNMLVPKPKVRGVDTSGNDQPSVTFYLQFGLNSAELTPESIDQLRLLGNGLQRGELRNYVFKIEGHTCDLGNDNENLILSRKRALSVKKYLIDTFAIPAQQLETQGFGENRPAVSNTDEDSRKKNRRVVILNTLKTFKSRPRKAYREYKCKKPYYIGLYAIPQ; this is encoded by the coding sequence ATGAAAAAGTACATTAACGCAATAATTTTGCTGTTTCTTTTGTTTTTTTGCGCAGGAACAATCCCTGCCTATGGTCTGCATTCCGAGGACGATATTGTTAATATGCTTGTTCCCAAACCAAAAGTAAGGGGAGTTGATACCAGCGGAAATGACCAGCCTTCGGTAACCTTTTACCTGCAATTCGGTCTTAACAGTGCTGAACTGACACCTGAATCCATTGACCAGCTCCGCCTTCTTGGAAACGGACTTCAAAGAGGAGAGCTGCGAAACTATGTATTTAAAATAGAAGGACACACCTGCGATTTGGGAAATGATAACGAAAATCTCATCCTTTCACGCAAAAGAGCCTTGTCAGTAAAAAAATATCTGATTGATACATTCGCCATCCCCGCACAGCAGCTTGAAACCCAAGGCTTTGGAGAAAACCGTCCTGCAGTTTCCAATACAGATGAAGATTCAAGAAAGAAAAACCGCAGGGTTGTTATCCTCAATACCCTGAAAACCTTTAAATCCAGACCTCGGAAAGCATATCGTGAATATAAATGCAAAAAGCCATACTATATTGGTCTTTATGCCATTCCGCAATGA
- a CDS encoding IS4 family transposase — MDTSENIKLKLSEILTREEVNAIAKKTGFFQRTGKICPFDFLMVLIFRLAVSYPPALRLMVSFLEKDVSRSGLHQRFSEKAAEFVKCCLQTIIAKQTMKDQPVSIKLLEPFNRVIIQDSSSWDISPQLKEIYTGAGGSASKANCKLQFCYDYKTGSIILLEDTKGTEPDQAHGKQIKDIVKENDLILRDLGYSSYETFADIAQKKAYFCSRFLTTSDVWELIDGKYVKVDFEKIFKQNDAGVELNVFLKGKGKDQYLPIRLIAFPVPQEIANLRRSRLHKNAAKKGRTCSPKGLFLCDWSMFIINASEDLIPSKMIRTLYRIRWSIELVFKNWKSILKIHVSSVRKNHWRIKCELYAKLILAVMVHSIHQKVHYSTWTIKKKEISFDSLWKYIIARAESLHGAVKKSASEYVAIINSLLPSIIKVCEKYHQPSRKTTLQMIDEMIGDVQHFKIIGKNCLT, encoded by the coding sequence ATGGATACAAGTGAAAATATTAAATTAAAACTTTCTGAAATTCTTACTCGCGAAGAAGTTAATGCAATAGCCAAAAAAACCGGTTTTTTTCAAAGAACAGGCAAAATATGTCCATTTGATTTTTTAATGGTACTGATTTTCAGATTAGCAGTTTCATATCCTCCAGCATTAAGATTAATGGTGTCGTTTCTTGAAAAAGATGTCAGCAGATCCGGTTTACATCAACGTTTTTCTGAAAAAGCTGCCGAATTTGTTAAATGCTGTTTGCAAACAATTATAGCAAAACAAACAATGAAAGACCAGCCTGTTTCTATAAAACTACTGGAGCCTTTTAACCGGGTAATAATTCAGGACAGTTCAAGTTGGGATATATCTCCTCAATTAAAAGAAATATATACCGGAGCAGGCGGAAGTGCTTCAAAAGCAAACTGCAAGCTTCAATTTTGTTATGACTATAAAACAGGTTCCATCATATTGCTTGAAGATACCAAAGGCACTGAACCAGATCAAGCACATGGAAAACAAATAAAAGATATTGTTAAAGAAAATGACTTAATCCTGAGAGATCTCGGATATTCATCATATGAGACATTTGCAGATATTGCACAAAAAAAAGCATATTTTTGTTCACGCTTTCTCACGACATCAGATGTTTGGGAACTCATAGACGGCAAATATGTCAAAGTGGATTTTGAAAAAATTTTTAAACAAAATGATGCCGGTGTGGAATTAAATGTATTTTTAAAAGGTAAAGGAAAAGACCAGTATCTTCCGATTCGTTTGATTGCTTTCCCTGTTCCTCAGGAGATCGCAAATCTCAGAAGGAGCAGATTACATAAAAACGCTGCTAAAAAAGGACGAACCTGCTCTCCCAAAGGGTTATTTTTGTGCGACTGGTCAATGTTTATTATAAATGCTTCTGAAGATTTGATTCCTTCAAAAATGATTCGCACTCTTTATCGCATTCGCTGGAGCATCGAACTGGTTTTCAAAAACTGGAAATCAATTCTTAAAATTCATGTCAGCAGTGTGCGAAAAAATCACTGGCGGATTAAATGCGAATTATATGCAAAATTAATATTGGCAGTCATGGTTCATTCAATTCATCAGAAAGTACATTATTCTACCTGGACAATAAAGAAAAAAGAAATCAGTTTTGATAGTCTGTGGAAATATATTATTGCAAGAGCAGAATCATTGCACGGAGCTGTCAAGAAATCCGCATCTGAGTATGTCGCCATAATAAATTCATTGCTTCCTTCAATCATAAAAGTTTGCGAAAAATATCATCAGCCATCACGAAAAACAACGCTGCAAATGATAGACGAGATGATTGGTGATGTTCAACATTTTAAAATTATAGGAAAAAATTGTTTAACTTAA
- a CDS encoding caspase family protein: MGGAGLFYFSGHGIEEGGVNYLIPVKSRICNKSELKYRAVNAGLVLAKMESAKNRINIIILDACRSSFGIMDNSCPNSAKGPDFNTGLAPYTDAPIGSIIAYAAAPGKSASDGYGTNSPYTSALVKHMQTPGLSLQEMFYQVRKSVRVETDSRQIPWEATSLEDPFYFKLPEKQPEDSSNLTADIPVPAPAPMPAPTPAPYYAKSSAREIKRDGTFIAYDDGTVLDTSTNLMWAAKDNGENVNWKEAKEYCENYQGGGYTDWRMPTIDELEGLYEKGIRDEQKIIYIYWGVWSSNTSGSSASYFHFTLGFRDSIHQSASGGVRALPVRESSK, encoded by the coding sequence ATGGGGGGCGCGGGGCTTTTCTATTTTTCAGGGCATGGAATTGAGGAAGGCGGGGTAAATTATTTGATTCCCGTAAAATCAAGGATTTGCAATAAAAGCGAGCTTAAATACAGGGCTGTTAATGCAGGGCTTGTTTTGGCAAAAATGGAGAGTGCTAAAAATCGGATTAATATTATAATCCTGGATGCCTGCCGCAGTAGTTTTGGCATTATGGACAATTCCTGCCCGAACAGTGCCAAAGGTCCCGATTTTAACACGGGACTTGCGCCATACACGGACGCACCTATCGGCAGTATTATTGCCTATGCTGCCGCTCCCGGTAAGAGTGCCAGCGATGGTTACGGCACTAACAGCCCTTATACTTCTGCACTTGTAAAACATATGCAGACCCCGGGACTGAGTCTCCAGGAAATGTTTTACCAGGTCAGGAAATCTGTGCGGGTAGAAACAGACAGCAGGCAGATACCCTGGGAAGCCACTTCACTGGAAGACCCCTTTTATTTTAAACTGCCGGAAAAGCAACCGGAAGATTCTTCAAATTTAACTGCTGACATCCCGGTTCCTGCCCCTGCACCAATGCCTGCACCGACACCAGCGCCGTATTATGCAAAATCATCTGCCAGGGAAATTAAAAGGGACGGCACTTTTATTGCCTATGATGACGGAACTGTGCTGGATACATCAACAAATCTGATGTGGGCGGCAAAGGATAACGGGGAAAATGTAAACTGGAAAGAGGCAAAAGAATATTGCGAAAATTATCAGGGCGGGGGATATACTGACTGGAGGATGCCGACTATTGATGAGCTTGAGGGGCTTTATGAGAAAGGTATTAGAGATGAACAAAAAATTATTTATATTTATTGGGGGGTTTGGTCTTCAAATACAAGCGGTTCCTCTGCTTCCTACTTCCATTTCACCCTTGGGTTCAGGGACAGCATTCACCAGTCCGCTTCCGGCGGCGTACGGGCCTTGCCCGTGCGCGAGTCCAGCAAATAG
- a CDS encoding caspase family protein, producing the protein MKSIKIKWILFFASCLILITGICISADTGNMDSMRYEKRTALVIGNQSYPASLKNPVNDARAVSKTLKDLGFDVVIEKTDIDFDEMNTAIDDFGTKLAERGGAAYVLS; encoded by the coding sequence ATGAAATCAATAAAAATCAAATGGATTTTGTTTTTTGCATCCTGTTTAATTTTAATCACGGGGATTTGCATAAGCGCTGATACTGGAAATATGGATTCCATGCGCTATGAAAAGCGCACGGCACTGGTGATCGGCAACCAGTCTTACCCCGCTTCCCTGAAAAATCCCGTTAATGATGCAAGGGCTGTGTCCAAAACTCTCAAGGATCTGGGTTTTGATGTTGTTATAGAAAAGACAGACATTGATTTCGATGAAATGAACACAGCTATTGATGATTTCGGGACAAAGCTGGCGGAAAGGGGGGGCGCGGCATACGTGTTAAGTTAA
- a CDS encoding Txe/YoeB family addiction module toxin, with translation MWEIVYTKQALKDAKKLSSAGLRPKADNLIKILKENPWQKPPPYEKLIGDLSGAYSRRINIQHRLVYQIIEQVNVVKVIRMWTHYE, from the coding sequence ATGTGGGAAATCGTATATACAAAACAGGCACTTAAAGACGCAAAAAAACTTTCTTCCGCCGGTCTTCGTCCTAAAGCTGATAACTTGATCAAAATTCTGAAAGAAAATCCATGGCAGAAACCGCCGCCTTATGAAAAACTTATTGGTGATTTGTCCGGTGCTTATTCCAGGCGGATTAATATTCAACATCGCTTGGTTTATCAAATAATTGAACAAGTAAACGTAGTAAAAGTCATACGAATGTGGACACATTATGAATAG
- a CDS encoding type II toxin-antitoxin system Phd/YefM family antitoxin produces MLPINASEAQTKLYDLIDETAVSHKPVIITGKNSNAVLISEEDWVSVQETLYLLSIPNMRESIREGLDTPLTECEKEIEW; encoded by the coding sequence ATGCTGCCAATTAATGCATCAGAGGCACAAACAAAGCTGTATGATTTAATAGACGAGACCGCAGTCTCTCATAAGCCGGTTATTATTACCGGGAAAAATTCAAATGCCGTCCTCATTTCCGAAGAAGACTGGGTATCTGTCCAAGAAACATTGTACTTACTTTCTATACCAAATATGAGAGAATCAATTCGTGAAGGGCTGGATACTCCGCTAACAGAATGTGAAAAAGAAATTGAATGGTAA
- a CDS encoding DUF4384 domain-containing protein, protein MKIFQNMPGIFIILICLFTVSCSMTPQLSRKEHEIFSNSPAPYEKSSDFTDALSNLGVMIETYGLPGNVIQGKNIINKTSCQNSLPLDITDMIKTAVNGIGEKIRYAVYDPQFDHYKHGDYFKVYGAGMFKQKPAVVIEGAITECDENLDTQGSGASGYGTVGGGTAESDLDGSINKRISYSRLAIDLHMMDFKNNWLLPQKQTSMAVDVQTLEKGRSFSFRIYGAGLGLDGERKVVHGKHDAVRSLVEISILKLIGRYLEIPYWRCIPGGKEDPEVIKMMRTDFKKQDKETRIKVIQHLLSIWGYNVTAKGILDQQTQTAVKDFRTRTRRGSTGIDENLYVDLMLSVPMPFLSEKKISGYGQSAAYSSPAPAVTSASESSSPLSFNASFVYRPGGNGSLKPLNEGAVLHSGDYYKIIITPLEDCWLYIFQADSSGKIFQLFPMQSFNGVVLNNSNPVRGNRKYTIPAENKSFFLDNTAGREKIWLVASRERNVEIESLYAELSRGQSTNANQRLYTRLEKFRGVQGVVSDKPVQVAWKETGEIFSIMTQRLDSICKNCAYSLEFNHK, encoded by the coding sequence ATGAAAATATTTCAAAATATGCCTGGAATTTTTATTATACTGATATGCCTGTTTACAGTATCATGCAGCATGACCCCTCAATTAAGCAGGAAAGAACATGAAATATTTTCTAACTCCCCTGCTCCCTATGAAAAATCCTCTGATTTTACCGATGCTCTTTCAAACTTAGGGGTTATGATTGAAACCTACGGACTTCCCGGTAACGTGATTCAAGGAAAAAATATTATCAACAAAACATCCTGCCAGAACAGCCTTCCCCTTGATATAACAGATATGATAAAAACAGCAGTGAATGGTATTGGTGAAAAAATCAGATATGCTGTTTATGATCCCCAATTTGATCATTATAAACACGGGGATTATTTTAAAGTGTATGGAGCAGGCATGTTTAAGCAAAAACCTGCGGTGGTAATTGAAGGAGCCATTACCGAATGCGATGAAAACCTTGATACACAGGGCAGCGGTGCCAGCGGTTACGGGACTGTCGGCGGCGGGACAGCAGAAAGCGATTTAGATGGAAGCATAAATAAAAGAATAAGTTATTCAAGGCTTGCAATTGATCTTCACATGATGGATTTTAAAAATAACTGGCTTCTTCCCCAAAAGCAGACATCTATGGCTGTTGATGTACAGACCCTTGAAAAAGGCAGGAGTTTCAGTTTCAGGATTTACGGAGCAGGGCTTGGTCTTGACGGGGAAAGAAAGGTTGTTCACGGCAAGCACGATGCTGTGCGTTCTCTTGTGGAAATCAGCATTTTAAAGCTGATCGGCAGGTATCTTGAAATCCCTTACTGGCGTTGTATCCCAGGCGGAAAGGAAGACCCGGAAGTCATTAAAATGATGAGAACGGATTTCAAAAAACAGGATAAGGAAACCAGGATAAAGGTGATTCAGCATTTATTATCAATATGGGGATACAATGTAACAGCTAAGGGGATTTTAGACCAGCAGACCCAGACGGCAGTAAAGGATTTCAGGACAAGAACCAGGAGAGGAAGCACCGGTATTGATGAAAATCTGTATGTTGATCTTATGCTCTCTGTTCCCATGCCCTTTTTATCTGAGAAAAAAATCAGCGGCTATGGACAATCTGCTGCATATTCTTCCCCTGCTCCTGCTGTAACATCAGCATCAGAATCATCTTCACCGCTTTCTTTTAACGCAAGTTTTGTTTACCGCCCAGGCGGAAACGGCAGTCTCAAACCCCTGAATGAAGGCGCAGTCCTGCATTCAGGCGATTATTACAAGATCATCATTACTCCCCTTGAAGACTGCTGGCTCTATATTTTCCAGGCAGACAGTTCAGGTAAAATTTTCCAGTTGTTCCCAATGCAGAGTTTTAACGGGGTTGTGCTGAATAATTCCAACCCGGTAAGGGGAAATAGAAAATATACCATCCCTGCTGAAAACAAATCCTTTTTTCTTGATAACACTGCCGGCAGGGAAAAAATATGGCTTGTTGCTTCAAGGGAGCGGAATGTGGAAATTGAAAGCCTTTATGCTGAACTAAGCCGGGGTCAAAGCACGAATGCAAATCAAAGGCTTTATACCCGCCTTGAGAAGTTCAGGGGCGTGCAGGGGGTTGTTTCCGATAAACCGGTTCAGGTCGCCTGGAAAGAAACAGGGGAAATTTTTTCCATTATGACCCAGCGTCTTGACAGTATTTGTAAAAACTGCGCCTATTCCCTTGAGTTTAATCACAAGTAA
- a CDS encoding sigma-70 family RNA polymerase sigma factor, with product MDKKIFTLLAEKTKGFHFSEDEGERPGLTGEKRRISRLKKLIIDVRLMAKKKSIQMHESYRTKDDWIQDALIILYNSCESYEPGKGAFNNFARFMVSRRLISIQRDLYRKNPPVNDDLRKVFLSLKREKGRKPTAEELMEVTGLSREQIEKFMDSGFGERMFTRAKDDVLEKHVKTGMSPEEQYIRLEARKILGDCIEKLEPEIKLLFKLHEYENISFQKLFDDVKFRNILLKKAGSLKTFQRRYEEDVYSPVRHCVDVHYK from the coding sequence ATGGATAAAAAAATATTTACCTTACTGGCAGAAAAGACCAAAGGCTTTCACTTTTCAGAAGATGAAGGCGAGCGTCCTGGTTTAACAGGTGAAAAACGCCGAATATCACGGCTTAAAAAACTTATAATAGATGTCAGGCTTATGGCTAAAAAGAAATCTATACAGATGCATGAAAGTTACCGTACAAAGGATGACTGGATACAGGATGCGCTTATTATCCTTTATAATTCATGTGAAAGCTATGAGCCTGGAAAAGGGGCTTTTAATAATTTTGCAAGATTTATGGTTTCCAGGAGGCTTATCAGCATTCAAAGAGACCTTTACAGGAAAAATCCGCCGGTTAATGATGATTTAAGAAAGGTTTTTCTTTCTTTAAAAAGGGAAAAGGGCAGGAAACCCACAGCAGAAGAATTGATGGAAGTTACAGGACTAAGCAGGGAACAGATTGAGAAATTTATGGATTCAGGTTTTGGTGAGAGGATGTTTACAAGGGCAAAAGATGATGTGCTGGAAAAGCATGTGAAAACAGGCATGTCTCCTGAAGAACAGTATATCAGGCTTGAAGCCCGAAAGATTCTCGGGGACTGTATTGAAAAACTGGAGCCTGAAATCAAACTGCTTTTTAAGCTCCATGAGTATGAAAATATATCGTTTCAGAAGCTTTTTGATGATGTGAAATTTCGGAATATTCTTTTGAAAAAAGCCGGCAGCCTGAAAACATTTCAAAGGAGATATGAAGAAGATGTTTACAGCCCTGTGCGTCATTGTGTTGATGTGCATTATAAATAA
- a CDS encoding anti-sigma factor family protein: MKIIFEDILDDAKSVYNTLKKGENCPLDEILLDYVYGEVSETEFYEVKEHIKSCERCRVEVFKMETERTQWELALDTDPDKALADLLGSLGLKKIKTTGCKAPEIVSGISKIRDAVITWISPLWEPVWAGQAVTAADIPEQGKNFEMDQGEYINISCYWQGKEGNMQSYIRLSWNANIMTYSNLWARFINPDTNEILFESCLGTDLEGAVVFYNDELGFDPSSQRWAISIITGAA; the protein is encoded by the coding sequence ATGAAAATTATATTTGAAGATATACTTGATGATGCAAAATCGGTTTATAACACGTTAAAAAAGGGGGAAAACTGTCCATTGGATGAAATCCTGCTGGATTATGTTTATGGTGAGGTTTCGGAAACTGAATTTTATGAAGTAAAGGAGCATATTAAATCCTGCGAGCGCTGCCGGGTTGAAGTTTTTAAAATGGAAACTGAGCGCACCCAGTGGGAGCTTGCACTGGACACAGACCCGGATAAGGCATTGGCGGACTTGCTTGGCAGCCTGGGGTTAAAAAAGATAAAAACCACCGGCTGTAAAGCCCCGGAAATTGTATCCGGCATTTCAAAGATCAGGGATGCTGTTATTACATGGATTTCACCGCTTTGGGAACCAGTTTGGGCAGGACAGGCTGTTACTGCTGCGGATATTCCTGAGCAGGGAAAAAATTTTGAAATGGATCAGGGCGAGTATATTAATATTTCATGCTACTGGCAGGGAAAAGAAGGAAATATGCAGTCTTATATCCGGCTGTCATGGAATGCAAATATTATGACTTACAGTAATTTATGGGCAAGGTTTATAAATCCTGATACAAATGAAATTCTTTTTGAATCCTGTCTTGGAACAGATTTGGAAGGGGCTGTTGTTTTTTATAATGATGAGCTGGGTTTTGATCCTTCAAGCCAGAGATGGGCTATATCAATTATAACAGGGGCTGCATAA
- a CDS encoding DUF4384 domain-containing protein, producing MIKKFLFTILIYIPFIMSCSSRDIKLSTEPLIRGVPSRGVSDTLEPEVYFTIVKKTDTGEKEVINGDILTKSDKYAIKFIPENASYVYIFQVDSKNKMVRLFSNPEYLNKDNPLLSKAQYRLPITGKWITLDANKGKEEIIVLAQNAPLADPENICKRVLNGELKQTEAKERRMAGKRKELPYNLFVGKRYFIHK from the coding sequence ATGATAAAAAAATTTTTGTTTACAATATTAATATACATCCCGTTTATCATGTCATGCAGCAGCAGGGATATTAAGCTTTCCACTGAACCTTTAATTCGGGGAGTTCCAAGCCGGGGCGTATCTGATACATTGGAACCGGAAGTTTATTTTACTATTGTAAAAAAGACAGATACCGGGGAAAAGGAAGTTATAAACGGGGACATCCTTACCAAGTCTGATAAATACGCCATAAAATTTATACCTGAAAATGCTTCTTATGTTTATATCTTCCAGGTTGATTCAAAAAATAAAATGGTGAGGCTGTTCTCGAATCCCGAATATTTAAATAAAGACAATCCATTGCTGTCAAAAGCACAGTACCGGCTACCGATTACTGGAAAATGGATTACTCTTGATGCAAACAAGGGAAAAGAAGAAATCATTGTTTTAGCTCAAAACGCACCCCTTGCAGACCCTGAAAATATCTGCAAGCGCGTATTAAACGGCGAGTTAAAGCAAACAGAAGCCAAAGAAAGGAGAATGGCAGGCAAAAGAAAAGAACTGCCTTATAATCTTTTTGTAGGAAAGCGGTATTTTATCCATAAATAA
- a CDS encoding ATP-binding protein — protein MKNLQNLPIGNSSFEIIRQNNLLYVDKTRHIFKLADEGMYYFLSRPRRFGKSLTISILKCLFQGKKELFKGLWIAENTDWEWKEHPVIIIDFNELAHDTSENLQKSLENNLMNTAEQHGLKLKDSLLPGQFAELITSLYKKTGTGVIVLVDEYDKPIISHIGRGSKAIETARQNRDIMKYFFGVLKGTNVAPCLRFVFLTGVSKFSRVSIFSELNNLEDITMAESFSDMLGYTQEEVENYFSSYIQALGEKNSDSKADTMKKLAFYYNGYRFSEKEVRVYNPFSFMSALKQKNFKNYWFETGTPSFLVNLLKEKNWYLPRVEDIQATEAVFSVYDLDDLKPEALLFQTGYVTIKDVRNRIYSFGYPNQEVKTAFLETLFHSFAKGVADRSRFVFLAEYLFSEDTDKFIETMQSIFASIPYTIESKRDEAYFHTIFYLMVCASGVNAQSEVLTCDGRIDLAVEFPDKVYIIEFKCGQSAEKALEQIKEKQYAQKYKSSGKKIFFMGINFDMEKRNISQWKMEK, from the coding sequence ATGAAAAACCTTCAAAATCTTCCCATAGGCAATTCATCATTTGAGATTATCCGTCAAAACAACCTGCTTTATGTGGATAAAACCCGGCATATCTTTAAGCTGGCAGACGAGGGCATGTATTATTTCCTTTCCCGCCCCCGCAGATTTGGCAAATCCCTGACAATCTCCATCCTGAAATGCCTGTTTCAAGGAAAAAAAGAGCTTTTCAAGGGCTTGTGGATTGCTGAAAACACTGATTGGGAATGGAAAGAACATCCTGTAATTATTATTGATTTTAATGAACTTGCCCATGATACATCTGAAAATCTGCAAAAATCCCTGGAAAACAATCTCATGAACACAGCAGAGCAGCATGGATTAAAATTAAAAGACTCGCTCCTGCCAGGGCAGTTTGCAGAGTTGATTACTTCCCTTTATAAAAAAACAGGAACAGGGGTCATTGTTCTTGTTGACGAATACGACAAGCCCATAATTTCACACATAGGCAGGGGCAGCAAAGCAATTGAAACTGCAAGGCAGAACCGGGATATTATGAAATATTTTTTCGGTGTATTAAAAGGTACAAATGTTGCCCCATGCCTGAGATTTGTATTTTTAACAGGCGTATCCAAATTCAGCAGGGTGTCAATATTTTCAGAACTTAATAACCTTGAAGATATAACAATGGCCGAATCCTTTTCAGATATGCTTGGATATACCCAGGAAGAAGTTGAAAATTATTTTTCTTCTTATATACAGGCACTTGGAGAAAAAAACAGTGATTCAAAAGCAGATACCATGAAGAAACTGGCATTTTATTATAACGGCTACCGTTTTTCAGAAAAAGAAGTCCGGGTTTATAATCCATTTTCCTTTATGTCAGCATTAAAACAGAAGAATTTTAAAAACTACTGGTTTGAAACCGGAACCCCGTCTTTTTTGGTGAACCTTCTGAAAGAAAAAAACTGGTATCTGCCCAGGGTAGAAGACATCCAGGCAACAGAAGCAGTTTTCAGCGTTTATGATCTTGATGATTTAAAACCAGAGGCTCTGCTTTTCCAGACAGGATATGTTACCATCAAGGATGTAAGAAATCGCATTTACAGCTTCGGGTATCCCAACCAGGAGGTAAAAACCGCATTTCTTGAAACCCTGTTCCATTCATTTGCAAAAGGAGTTGCAGACCGCTCCCGCTTTGTTTTTCTTGCCGAATACCTTTTTTCAGAAGATACAGACAAATTCATTGAAACCATGCAGTCAATCTTTGCCTCCATTCCATACACCATTGAAAGCAAAAGGGATGAAGCATATTTTCACACCATTTTCTATCTCATGGTCTGCGCCTCGGGCGTTAATGCCCAAAGCGAAGTCCTGACCTGCGATGGAAGGATTGATCTGGCAGTGGAATTTCCAGACAAGGTTTATATTATTGAATTTAAATGCGGACAAAGTGCAGAAAAAGCTCTGGAACAGATAAAAGAAAAGCAGTACGCTCAAAAATATAAATCATCAGGAAAGAAAATATTTTTCATGGGAATAAATTTTGATATGGAAAAAAGAAATATTTCCCAATGGAAAATGGAAAAATAA